The proteins below come from a single Candidatus Planktophila dulcis genomic window:
- a CDS encoding sensor histidine kinase — protein sequence MWLRRSEETTRIEDPAILFEVLEQLDQDALLLAPGDVPLFATSGLDTLNVMKDGRLLSPELLAIIRVVRRTGFTQSGKIEVPRGPIGEGLRELTVKVISLKKELQILVLLSDESEAERVHEVRRDFVANISHELKTPIGALSLLSEAVLSAKHEPDAVEKFASRMQQEAKRLTDLVQEIINLSRLQDSDPLQVAEPLVLGDLIAEAVDQCQTTSEARNIGLAVSEQVQVTVFGDRDQLLMAIHNLIENAINYSPENTKVSISTSLEDEIVTISVADQGIGIPESDLERIFERFYRVDPARSRETGGTGLGLSIVKHVAAKHGGEIKVWSSQNVGSTFALRLPVYNNANGETRE from the coding sequence ATGTGGCTTCGGAGATCTGAGGAAACGACCCGCATCGAAGACCCTGCAATTCTCTTTGAAGTCCTTGAACAGCTAGATCAAGATGCACTTCTTCTAGCCCCGGGTGATGTTCCACTCTTTGCAACATCTGGATTAGATACCCTCAATGTAATGAAAGATGGGCGATTACTTAGCCCTGAGCTCCTTGCAATCATTCGCGTTGTCCGCAGAACTGGTTTTACCCAAAGTGGAAAAATCGAAGTTCCTCGCGGTCCCATCGGTGAAGGCTTACGTGAATTAACTGTCAAGGTAATTTCACTTAAGAAAGAGTTGCAAATTCTTGTCCTACTCAGTGATGAGAGTGAAGCAGAGCGCGTCCATGAAGTCCGTCGCGATTTCGTTGCAAATATTTCGCATGAACTTAAAACCCCAATCGGTGCACTGTCACTGTTAAGTGAGGCAGTCCTCTCTGCCAAGCATGAGCCTGATGCTGTTGAGAAATTTGCCTCACGCATGCAGCAAGAAGCAAAGCGATTGACTGACCTTGTCCAAGAAATCATTAATCTTTCTCGCTTACAAGATTCGGATCCACTTCAAGTGGCAGAACCACTTGTTCTCGGTGATCTGATTGCAGAAGCAGTCGATCAATGCCAGACAACATCAGAGGCACGAAATATTGGCTTGGCAGTATCTGAGCAAGTTCAAGTAACCGTATTTGGTGACAGGGATCAACTTCTTATGGCCATTCACAACCTTATTGAGAATGCCATCAACTACTCCCCTGAAAATACAAAGGTTTCCATCTCGACAAGTCTTGAAGATGAAATCGTGACAATCTCTGTGGCCGATCAAGGAATTGGTATCCCTGAGTCTGATCTCGAGCGAATCTTTGAGCGCTTTTATCGAGTAGACCCTGCCCGCTCACGCGAAACAGGTGGAACAGGACTGGGACTTTCCATCGTTAAACATGTCGCTGCTAAACACGGCGGCGAGATCAAAGTATGGAGCTCACAGAACGTTGGATCGACCTTTGCACTTCGCCTGCCCGTATATAACAACGCAAATGGAGAAACTCGAGAATGA
- the phoU gene encoding phosphate signaling complex protein PhoU, which produces MALIRSVFQDELDGVSQSLVDLSKMVAESMKKATEALLGAELRVAEEVISTDEKIDDFQHELDSRIIDIIARQQPVASDLRALITALRMSADLERMGDLSHHIAKIARLRHPEVAVPQDLHDIVRHMGDATTKIAEKVGTVIETRNTNMALELEQDDDVIDTLHRELIGKLTSGSWDKGVAAAVDMTLLGRYYERFADHAVSVSRRVYFLVTGEFAKH; this is translated from the coding sequence ATGGCACTTATTCGTTCAGTCTTCCAAGATGAGTTAGATGGCGTCTCTCAGTCACTTGTTGACCTCTCAAAGATGGTCGCCGAATCCATGAAGAAGGCAACGGAGGCGCTACTAGGTGCCGAGCTTCGAGTCGCAGAAGAAGTTATCTCTACAGATGAAAAAATTGATGATTTTCAACATGAACTAGATAGTCGCATCATTGACATCATTGCGCGTCAGCAACCTGTTGCATCTGATCTTCGTGCACTCATCACAGCTCTTCGTATGAGCGCTGACCTTGAGCGAATGGGCGATCTTTCGCACCACATCGCCAAGATTGCACGTCTTCGCCATCCAGAGGTCGCTGTCCCTCAAGATCTTCATGACATCGTGCGTCACATGGGTGATGCCACAACAAAGATTGCTGAAAAAGTGGGAACAGTTATTGAAACTCGCAACACAAATATGGCTCTGGAACTTGAACAAGATGATGACGTCATCGACACATTGCATCGCGAACTAATCGGAAAATTGACTTCAGGGTCATGGGATAAGGGCGTTGCCGCTGCTGTGGATATGACTCTGCTAGGTCGCTACTACGAGCGTTTTGCAGACCATGCGGTCTCTGTCTCGCGTCGTGTCTACTTCCTTGTTACCGGCGAATTCGCAAAGCACTAA
- a CDS encoding lycopene cyclase domain-containing protein, with product MIYSDIAITAFSIAVMVDLFIFKTSMLTRPAFWTSYAIILPFQFLTNWWLTSRNIVMYNPDAIMGLRLFSAPAEDVLFGFALLLSVMGLWEVWGRKGYQRH from the coding sequence ATGATCTATTCAGATATTGCAATTACCGCTTTTTCCATAGCGGTTATGGTCGACCTCTTTATCTTTAAAACATCAATGCTCACACGCCCTGCCTTCTGGACATCGTATGCAATCATCTTGCCATTTCAATTCTTAACGAATTGGTGGCTCACCTCAAGAAATATCGTTATGTATAACCCCGATGCAATTATGGGGCTACGACTCTTCTCCGCCCCAGCCGAAGATGTTCTCTTCGGCTTCGCGCTCTTGTTAAGTGTGATGGGGTTGTGGGAAGTCTGGGGACGTAAGGGCTACCAGCGCCACTAA
- a CDS encoding Ppx/GppA phosphatase family protein, which produces MRLGVLDVGSNTIHLQVIDGYLGGPPIPNSSHKSIIRLTEYLDEAGSITEIGVDRITDAIAANIKSAEHLEIDELLAFATSAIREANNSDEVIAHVNKTCNIDLQVLSGEEEARFTFLAARRWLGWSSGDLLVLDIGGGSLEIARGAEEDPVFKTSMQLGAGRLTRTFLKGDPFTSKSLKALEEYLEVKIDPLAASLSTFEKDNAAGTSKTFRTLAKLSQNYYPKFGPHLTLNALEELVPKLQALNVDGRMELQSVSAERAPQIVAGAMVARQLMQTLELKEIRICPWALREGIVLHRLDWIER; this is translated from the coding sequence ATGCGTTTAGGTGTGCTTGATGTTGGTTCCAATACCATTCATCTACAGGTTATTGATGGCTACTTGGGTGGACCACCAATCCCTAATTCATCTCATAAATCAATTATTCGTCTGACGGAATATCTTGATGAGGCAGGTTCGATTACAGAAATTGGTGTTGATCGAATCACAGATGCGATTGCAGCAAATATCAAGAGTGCTGAGCATTTAGAAATTGATGAGCTATTAGCCTTTGCAACATCGGCAATCCGTGAAGCAAATAACTCGGATGAAGTTATTGCGCATGTGAATAAGACCTGCAATATCGATTTGCAAGTTTTAAGCGGTGAAGAGGAAGCCCGCTTTACATTCCTTGCAGCGCGTCGATGGTTGGGCTGGTCATCTGGAGATCTCCTTGTGCTCGATATTGGTGGTGGATCTCTAGAAATAGCACGCGGTGCTGAGGAAGATCCCGTTTTTAAGACTTCGATGCAACTCGGTGCTGGACGACTTACTCGCACATTCCTAAAAGGTGACCCATTTACCTCTAAATCTTTGAAGGCGCTAGAAGAATACCTGGAAGTGAAAATTGATCCACTTGCTGCATCTTTGTCTACTTTTGAGAAAGATAATGCAGCCGGCACAAGTAAGACATTTAGAACGCTAGCTAAACTCTCGCAGAATTACTATCCGAAGTTTGGGCCACACCTGACTTTAAACGCCCTTGAAGAGTTGGTTCCAAAGTTGCAGGCACTAAACGTTGATGGACGTATGGAGCTTCAATCTGTTTCAGCAGAACGTGCGCCCCAGATAGTTGCTGGTGCGATGGTGGCTAGACAACTCATGCAAACTCTGGAATTGAAAGAGATTCGTATCTGCCCATGGGCGCTACGAGAGGGAATAGTTCTACACAGACTCGATTGGATCGAGCGCTAA
- the xylA gene encoding xylose isomerase, whose translation MTYTPTPADKFTFGLWTVGWQARDPFGDPTREALDPVRTVNELAARGAYGVTFHDDDLFPFGSDDSTRQGHIDRFKKALAETGMKVPMATTNLFSHPVFKDGALTSNDRDIRRFAIRKAMRNIDLAVDLGAKIYVCWGGREGAESESSKDAYVALERYAEGFNILGQYVIDKGYDIKFAIEPKPNEPRGDIFLPTIGHALGFIEMLDHPEMVGLNPEVGHEQMANLNFVHGIAQALWQKKLFHIDLNGQRGPKYDQDFVFGHGDVKSAFFLVDLLERYGYSGPKHFDYKPVRTDGDSGVWASATSNMRMYLVLKERAAAFRKDPRVIAAMKESNIPGLSEPTLAKGETWKDLAKDSFDADAAGKRGYGYEILDQLAMEHLMGVTA comes from the coding sequence ATGACGTACACACCCACACCTGCAGATAAATTCACATTCGGACTCTGGACTGTCGGTTGGCAAGCACGCGATCCATTCGGAGATCCAACCCGTGAAGCGTTAGACCCAGTGCGCACAGTCAATGAACTCGCAGCCCGTGGTGCATACGGTGTGACATTCCATGATGATGACTTGTTCCCATTTGGTTCTGATGATTCAACTCGCCAAGGACATATCGATCGCTTTAAGAAGGCACTGGCTGAGACTGGAATGAAAGTTCCGATGGCCACAACAAACCTCTTTAGCCATCCCGTCTTTAAAGATGGAGCGCTGACCAGTAACGATCGCGATATTCGCCGCTTTGCCATTCGCAAGGCGATGCGCAATATTGATTTGGCTGTTGATTTGGGCGCAAAGATTTATGTTTGCTGGGGTGGACGTGAAGGCGCTGAATCTGAAAGCTCAAAGGATGCCTACGTTGCCCTTGAGCGTTATGCAGAAGGCTTTAACATCCTTGGTCAATATGTGATTGATAAGGGTTATGACATCAAGTTTGCAATCGAACCTAAGCCCAATGAGCCACGTGGAGATATCTTCCTTCCAACTATTGGCCACGCTCTTGGCTTTATTGAGATGCTCGATCATCCAGAGATGGTGGGACTTAATCCTGAAGTTGGCCACGAGCAGATGGCTAACCTGAACTTTGTTCACGGAATTGCACAAGCGCTCTGGCAGAAGAAGTTATTTCATATCGACCTCAACGGTCAGCGCGGACCAAAGTATGACCAAGACTTTGTCTTCGGCCATGGCGATGTGAAGAGCGCCTTCTTCCTCGTCGATCTTCTTGAGAGATACGGATATTCGGGGCCTAAACACTTTGATTACAAGCCTGTGCGCACCGATGGTGATTCAGGTGTCTGGGCATCTGCAACATCGAATATGCGTATGTACTTGGTCCTTAAGGAGCGCGCAGCTGCATTCCGCAAGGATCCACGAGTCATCGCAGCGATGAAGGAATCTAATATTCCAGGTCTTTCAGAGCCAACTCTTGCAAAGGGTGAGACCTGGAAGGATCTTGCAAAGGATTCATTTGATGCAGATGCTGCTGGAAAGCGTGGTTATGGATATGAAATCCTCGACCAACTCGCTATGGAGCATTTGATGGGCGTCACTGCTTAA
- a CDS encoding RNA degradosome polyphosphate kinase: MKDLAATFQDRELTWLDFDTRVLELTEDPTIPLLERVRFLAIFSSNLDEFFMVRVASLKAKIERGVTAPNSAGYTPKELLKIVLQRTQELVGIQAERFRDVIVPELAQHGIEFLKISELSQDERDHLKDYYNKRVFPVLTPLVVDPSHPFPYISGLSLNIGINIESTDDFDISFARVKVPSNLPRFIRTSDNSKFRFVLLDELIAEHLSELFPGVTLKDHFFFRVTRNQDLDLDEDETDDILQTMERELTRRRFGPPVRLEVDKVINTQVLNELMDELEIEPQDVIKYDSPLDLRSLNQIADLDFPDLKYKPFRSETAPELRDVDPDSADSYFAALRKGEILLHHPYQSFTTSVVKFLENAARDPQVLAIKQTLYRTSGDSPIIEALIEAAEAGKQVLAVIEIRARFDEMANVRWARKLEEVGVHVVYGLMGLKTHAKLSLVVREEGDVLRRYCHVGTGNYNPKTARFYDDLGLLSSDPVLGEDLSRLFNELSGHSTKHDYSRLLVAPHSLRKGLLMRIKRETKNHLDGKPSWIRLKLNSLLDEEIVASIYEAADAGVKVEVIVRGICSLQLNNQARRENIKVRSILGRFLEHSRIYYFRNDGAEDYFIGSADMMQRNLDRRVESLVRIDSEKHKERLKGILDDSLSDQYSTWKLTEDNQWVRNVTDTDGNYLVNFQDHFIDKHNRA, translated from the coding sequence GTGAAAGATTTAGCGGCAACATTTCAGGATCGTGAACTCACCTGGCTCGATTTCGATACCCGGGTCCTTGAGCTCACAGAAGACCCAACAATCCCCTTGCTGGAACGAGTCCGATTCCTTGCCATCTTCTCTTCGAATCTTGATGAATTCTTCATGGTCCGCGTGGCATCACTAAAAGCAAAAATTGAACGTGGAGTAACTGCTCCGAATAGTGCCGGATATACACCTAAAGAGTTGCTCAAGATTGTTTTACAGCGAACTCAGGAGTTAGTCGGAATTCAGGCAGAACGATTTAGAGATGTCATAGTTCCAGAATTGGCGCAACATGGAATTGAATTTCTCAAGATTAGCGAGCTATCACAAGATGAGCGCGATCATCTCAAAGATTATTACAATAAGCGCGTCTTCCCGGTTCTCACACCACTTGTCGTTGATCCGTCTCACCCCTTTCCATATATCTCTGGCTTATCGTTAAATATCGGAATCAATATCGAGTCAACAGATGACTTTGATATTAGCTTTGCTCGCGTAAAGGTTCCTTCAAATCTTCCTCGTTTCATTCGCACATCGGATAATTCAAAATTTAGGTTTGTGCTTCTTGATGAATTGATTGCAGAGCACCTATCGGAACTCTTTCCAGGCGTAACGCTAAAAGATCACTTCTTCTTCCGCGTAACTCGAAACCAAGATCTTGACCTTGATGAAGATGAAACTGATGACATCCTTCAAACAATGGAGAGGGAACTTACTCGCCGCCGCTTCGGACCTCCCGTGCGCCTTGAGGTGGATAAGGTGATCAATACCCAAGTTCTCAATGAACTTATGGATGAGCTAGAAATTGAACCTCAAGATGTCATTAAATATGACAGCCCTCTTGACCTTCGAAGCTTGAATCAGATTGCAGATCTTGACTTCCCAGATTTGAAATACAAGCCATTTCGAAGTGAGACAGCACCAGAACTTCGAGATGTGGATCCCGACTCCGCTGATTCTTACTTTGCGGCACTACGTAAGGGTGAAATCTTGCTTCACCACCCTTACCAATCATTTACAACTTCAGTTGTTAAGTTTCTTGAAAATGCCGCTCGCGACCCTCAAGTTCTTGCAATCAAACAAACTTTGTATCGCACATCAGGTGATTCACCCATAATCGAGGCGCTTATTGAGGCAGCAGAAGCAGGAAAGCAAGTACTTGCTGTCATTGAAATCCGAGCACGCTTTGATGAAATGGCAAACGTACGTTGGGCAAGAAAGCTTGAAGAAGTCGGTGTACACGTTGTTTATGGGTTGATGGGCCTAAAAACCCACGCAAAGTTATCTCTTGTAGTGCGTGAAGAAGGCGATGTACTTCGCCGCTACTGCCACGTTGGAACAGGTAACTACAACCCAAAGACAGCACGTTTCTATGACGACCTTGGGTTACTGAGTTCGGACCCAGTTCTTGGCGAAGATCTCTCGCGTCTATTTAATGAACTCTCAGGTCACTCAACAAAACATGATTATTCTCGTTTGCTTGTAGCACCTCATAGCTTGCGTAAAGGTTTGCTAATGCGCATCAAGCGTGAGACGAAGAATCACCTCGATGGCAAGCCATCTTGGATTCGCTTGAAACTGAACTCACTTCTAGATGAAGAAATTGTTGCTTCAATCTATGAGGCTGCCGATGCAGGCGTCAAAGTAGAAGTTATCGTCCGCGGTATTTGTTCACTCCAGCTCAATAACCAAGCACGACGCGAAAATATCAAGGTTCGCTCCATTCTCGGGCGATTCTTGGAGCACTCTCGCATCTACTACTTCCGCAATGACGGTGCTGAGGATTACTTCATCGGAAGCGCTGACATGATGCAAAGAAATTTGGATAGACGCGTTGAGTCACTTGTCAGAATTGATTCTGAAAAACACAAGGAACGCCTTAAGGGAATTTTGGATGATTCACTTTCTGATCAATATTCAACATGGAAGCTCACTGAGGATAACCAGTGGGTAAGAAATGTGACTGATACTGATGGAAATTACTTGGTCAATTTCCAAGATCACTTCATCGATAAGCACAACCGAGCATGA
- a CDS encoding NUDIX hydrolase gives MIRAAGALLWREIDPRNIEIALIHRPKYDDWTLPKGKIEEGETALECAYRELIEETGIKARFTRQLGSVDYEESGEKKRVLFWAAQCPLHASTFVSNEEVDQLEWLTPEEALAKATYDSDRQMIANFQSEEPRTDTLIILRHTKALERGDWDEVDSERTLNEVGFDQAQLLIKHLEPFAIDEVYTSNYTRCVQTVTPLSHSRGLTITQVPSLNEETFENDPQRAVAFANALKQDEKNILICSHNPVIPTMLRGILNTKLKNKDLIKLEPGDAWIVHRVQGEIVGLDYLSIKN, from the coding sequence ATGATTAGAGCAGCTGGCGCCCTACTTTGGCGAGAAATAGATCCCCGAAATATTGAGATTGCTCTCATTCATCGCCCAAAGTATGACGATTGGACTTTGCCTAAGGGCAAGATAGAAGAGGGTGAGACAGCTCTTGAATGTGCGTATCGTGAACTGATTGAAGAGACTGGCATCAAGGCGAGGTTTACACGTCAACTGGGATCGGTTGACTATGAAGAGAGTGGTGAGAAAAAGCGAGTGCTTTTCTGGGCAGCTCAATGCCCACTTCATGCCAGCACATTTGTTTCCAATGAGGAAGTGGATCAACTCGAGTGGCTTACGCCGGAAGAAGCTTTGGCAAAAGCAACGTATGACTCAGATCGTCAGATGATTGCAAATTTCCAATCGGAGGAACCGCGTACCGATACTTTGATTATCCTTCGCCACACAAAAGCACTCGAGCGAGGTGACTGGGATGAAGTTGACTCAGAACGCACTCTTAATGAAGTTGGTTTTGATCAAGCACAATTGCTCATCAAACACTTAGAGCCTTTTGCTATCGATGAGGTCTACACCTCCAATTACACGCGGTGCGTTCAGACGGTGACTCCCCTTTCTCACTCTCGAGGGTTAACCATTACTCAGGTGCCGAGCTTGAATGAAGAGACATTTGAGAATGACCCACAGCGAGCGGTTGCATTTGCCAATGCTCTGAAGCAAGATGAGAAGAACATATTGATATGTAGTCATAATCCAGTAATTCCAACAATGCTACGTGGAATCCTTAATACAAAGCTTAAGAATAAGGATCTCATCAAACTTGAGCCAGGGGACGCGTGGATTGTTCACCGCGTGCAAGGCGAAATTGTTGGTTTGGATTACTTAAGCATTAAGAATTAG
- a CDS encoding lycopene cyclase domain-containing protein, whose protein sequence is MKQWSYMAMLIFTFCGSAWLEIYLKTGVLRRIKRVAISVLPISVLFLAWDAYAIAQGHWFFDREQILGIFGPFGIPLEEYLFFMVIPMAAIFTIEGVTTVKPHWRKDEFGE, encoded by the coding sequence ATGAAACAGTGGTCATATATGGCGATGCTGATTTTCACCTTCTGCGGTTCTGCATGGCTTGAGATTTACCTCAAGACTGGTGTGCTGCGCCGAATCAAACGAGTCGCAATAAGCGTTCTTCCCATCAGCGTTCTCTTTCTTGCATGGGATGCCTATGCGATTGCGCAGGGTCATTGGTTCTTTGATCGTGAACAAATCTTGGGAATTTTCGGCCCCTTCGGTATTCCACTCGAGGAGTACCTGTTCTTCATGGTTATCCCTATGGCAGCTATCTTCACAATCGAAGGCGTGACCACGGTAAAGCCTCATTGGCGAAAGGATGAGTTCGGCGAATGA
- a CDS encoding alpha-galactosidase, protein MIHLSQARSSIIFEQDGDSLAVLYWGKKLGSINEKSADAIRSALTKPAFHGGLDVSSSNLILREHSRGWIGHPALRGHRGGVGASNSFTVKSAVQKDQSMIAVFADAIAGLEIEITYTLTPSDILLMDAKVTNTAEGDYFLDHFLYWLPLAEQANEVLDFYGHWTKERQPQRRSIDYGLLTREGFEGRSGHDYTITQVALNHATGFRHGEAWSLAMAWSGNNIHHVERLIDGHKSIGAGEYLLPGEVILKKGESYVAPRAIATFSDRGLDGVTNNHYSWIRSRSNHITKVRPRPLTLNMWEAVYFNHNEEGIRTMVDKAADIGVERVVLDDGWFGSRRNDRAGLGDWVVSKDAWPNGLGPIIKYINDKGIEFGLWFEGEMVNRDSDLYRAHPDWILQEPGRLPIEGRWQQVLDLTKEGAYNHVLNQVDAVLSEYNIAYIKWDHNRHLTDPISDGRPVVRKQTQAIYRLFDELKKRHPGLEIESCSSGGGRIDLGMIEHADRFWTSDQNDPLERQQIQRWTGLVIPPEFLGTHVGPTVGHQMHRTHSISFRALNALFGHAGIEWNISEADAKETQTLKAYIAFYKNHRDLLHSGTVVRSDEIVGNAQLYGTVALDKKEAIFTYMQLTSLDNFGPLLTTFDGLDKETTYRITVVEDLSADDFIQKRAPGWWPALNLTGDQLAHVGLQLPVLKPESGLLFHIQAL, encoded by the coding sequence ATGATTCATCTGAGCCAGGCGCGATCCTCAATCATCTTCGAGCAAGATGGGGATTCACTTGCCGTTCTTTATTGGGGTAAGAAGCTAGGTTCAATAAATGAGAAATCAGCGGATGCAATTCGTTCTGCGCTGACTAAACCAGCATTTCATGGCGGCCTTGATGTCTCTTCCAGCAATCTAATTCTTCGCGAACATTCTCGTGGATGGATTGGCCACCCAGCACTACGTGGTCATCGCGGTGGAGTAGGCGCTTCAAATTCTTTTACGGTAAAGAGTGCCGTACAGAAAGATCAATCAATGATTGCAGTTTTTGCTGATGCAATTGCAGGACTTGAAATTGAGATTACCTACACCCTGACTCCTTCAGATATTTTATTGATGGATGCAAAAGTGACCAATACTGCCGAAGGTGATTACTTCCTTGATCATTTCCTCTACTGGCTTCCACTTGCTGAACAAGCTAATGAAGTTCTTGATTTCTATGGCCACTGGACGAAAGAGCGTCAACCTCAGCGCAGATCTATTGATTATGGACTTCTAACCCGTGAAGGTTTTGAAGGTCGATCTGGTCACGATTACACAATCACTCAGGTAGCGCTGAACCATGCAACAGGATTCCGTCACGGTGAAGCATGGTCACTTGCTATGGCATGGTCTGGAAATAACATCCACCACGTTGAACGTTTGATTGATGGACATAAATCAATTGGTGCGGGTGAATACTTATTGCCGGGTGAAGTAATTTTGAAGAAGGGCGAGAGCTATGTAGCACCTCGTGCGATTGCCACCTTTAGCGATCGTGGCCTTGATGGCGTTACCAACAATCACTACTCATGGATTCGCTCCCGTAGTAATCACATTACAAAGGTTCGCCCTCGTCCATTAACGCTCAATATGTGGGAGGCGGTCTACTTCAATCACAATGAAGAAGGCATCCGCACGATGGTTGATAAAGCTGCTGACATTGGAGTCGAGCGCGTTGTATTAGATGATGGCTGGTTTGGTTCTCGCCGCAATGATCGCGCCGGCCTTGGTGATTGGGTTGTCTCAAAGGATGCATGGCCTAATGGACTTGGCCCCATCATCAAATACATCAACGATAAGGGCATTGAATTTGGTCTCTGGTTTGAAGGAGAGATGGTTAACCGCGATTCAGATCTCTATCGCGCCCACCCTGATTGGATTCTGCAAGAGCCAGGTCGCTTGCCTATCGAAGGACGTTGGCAGCAAGTACTAGATCTGACTAAGGAAGGCGCATATAACCATGTGCTGAATCAAGTAGATGCCGTTCTCTCCGAATACAACATTGCCTATATCAAGTGGGATCACAACCGTCACTTAACAGATCCGATTTCTGATGGTCGCCCAGTTGTTCGTAAACAGACGCAAGCTATCTATCGCCTGTTTGATGAGCTTAAGAAGCGTCATCCAGGCCTTGAGATTGAATCCTGTTCATCAGGCGGCGGCCGTATTGACCTAGGAATGATTGAACATGCAGATCGTTTCTGGACATCAGATCAAAATGATCCACTAGAGCGCCAGCAGATTCAGCGTTGGACAGGACTTGTTATTCCACCTGAGTTCCTCGGTACTCACGTTGGACCAACAGTGGGCCATCAGATGCATCGCACGCATTCGATTTCTTTCCGCGCGCTGAATGCACTCTTTGGCCATGCAGGTATCGAATGGAATATCTCTGAGGCAGATGCGAAAGAGACTCAAACGCTCAAGGCATACATCGCCTTCTATAAGAATCACCGTGACTTACTGCATTCAGGAACAGTTGTTCGAAGCGATGAGATTGTTGGTAACGCGCAGCTCTATGGCACTGTTGCACTCGATAAAAAGGAAGCAATCTTTACCTATATGCAGCTGACTTCTCTCGATAACTTTGGACCACTATTAACTACATTTGATGGACTTGATAAGGAAACTACCTATCGCATCACCGTTGTTGAGGATTTGAGCGCAGATGACTTTATCCAAAAGCGAGCACCAGGTTGGTGGCCAGCACTCAATCTGACCGGTGATCAACTTGCCCACGTTGGATTGCAACTTCCGGTCTTAAAGCCTGAGAGTGGTTTGTTGTTTCATATCCAAGCTCTTTAG
- the ald gene encoding alanine dehydrogenase produces MLVGIPKEVKNNEFRVSTTPAGVHSLVIAGHTVFVEKSAGLGSSITDGEYVKAGATILDTADEVWAKSEMIIKVKEPVAEEYHRMRKGQILFTYLHLAASRECTDALIKSGVTAIAYETVEVNRFLPLLAPMSEVAGRMSIQVGAAALQRPAGGRGVLLGGVPGVAPGKVVILGGGSVGVSAAAMAIGLRADVTLLDINLKRLVEIDEMFHGQVKTVASSAFAIEEYCTQADLVIGGVLIPGAAAPKLVTDAMVAKMKPGSVLVDVAIDQGGCFEGSHATTHAEPTFKVHNSLYYCVANMPGAVPATSTAALSNATLKYSLALANKGWEQAMNDDAGLAAGLNVHDGKIMYAAVAAAHG; encoded by the coding sequence GTGCTTGTCGGTATCCCAAAAGAAGTTAAGAACAATGAATTTAGAGTTTCAACTACACCGGCAGGAGTTCACTCTCTCGTCATTGCAGGCCACACTGTTTTTGTTGAAAAGAGCGCAGGATTAGGCTCATCCATTACAGATGGTGAATATGTAAAAGCTGGAGCAACAATCCTTGATACCGCCGATGAAGTATGGGCGAAGTCCGAGATGATCATTAAGGTCAAAGAGCCTGTTGCTGAGGAATACCACCGAATGCGTAAGGGGCAGATTCTCTTTACCTATCTTCACCTTGCAGCATCCCGCGAATGCACAGATGCACTCATCAAATCTGGTGTCACAGCAATCGCCTATGAAACTGTTGAAGTAAATCGCTTCCTTCCACTCCTTGCTCCGATGTCAGAAGTTGCAGGTCGAATGTCTATTCAAGTTGGAGCAGCTGCGCTGCAGCGCCCAGCTGGTGGGCGCGGAGTCTTGCTCGGGGGAGTTCCCGGAGTTGCACCTGGCAAGGTAGTTATTCTGGGCGGCGGAAGTGTTGGTGTGTCAGCTGCTGCCATGGCTATTGGATTACGTGCAGATGTCACACTGCTTGATATCAACCTTAAGCGTCTTGTTGAAATAGATGAGATGTTCCACGGCCAAGTGAAAACCGTTGCATCCTCAGCCTTTGCCATTGAGGAGTACTGCACTCAAGCTGATCTCGTTATCGGTGGAGTATTGATTCCAGGTGCTGCTGCGCCAAAGCTTGTCACCGATGCGATGGTTGCAAAGATGAAGCCAGGATCAGTTCTCGTCGATGTTGCCATCGATCAAGGTGGATGCTTTGAAGGCTCTCATGCAACAACACATGCCGAGCCCACATTTAAGGTGCACAACTCACTCTATTACTGCGTGGCAAATATGCCGGGTGCAGTTCCTGCAACATCTACTGCAGCACTTTCCAATGCAACGCTGAAGTATTCACTTGCACTTGCCAATAAGGGCTGGGAGCAAGCGATGAATGATGATGCAGGGCTTGCTGCGGGGTTAAATGTGCACGATGGAAAGATCATGTACGCCGCGGTTGCTGCAGCGCACGGCTAA